The following proteins are co-located in the Paracoccaceae bacterium Fryx2 genome:
- a CDS encoding glycosyltransferase family 4 protein — protein MTHPLPHPADRPVRLLFVFAWLAVGGEETMVRLLARSLDPARYRIDVLPCLRLNGVSDLAHRRLEAAGVRVDRTAYDLSFEDTVRYLERKLAGCDIVVSCQNVPDIYPALDRLSLRPPLIEHGRLVSDALAGPKHFTTRHVGACGTIRDAAASRMADRPQHAHAIPAMVDMAAFDPARRGAVRASLGLPPDALLIGWVGRLDRRRRVEDFLRAAALTRARHPRACFVVVGGPDAEMPDHATELRLLAERLGLSQAVLFTGDRADVPDLLGAMDIFVRLSRSEGMPHVVAEAGAARLPVIATAGHGAPGPIRDGENGLLVPHDDIGAIAAAMGRLACDPALRRRLGNALHRDVAATHAATAVVRRWEALFDEVLATTPAPPPLLFRSFVQGGFESSAHRLHTGRRLDVIAATGHDTHAEGDYRQLAGMGLRTVRDAARWHLIERQAGRHDFSSFLPMVRAARQTGTQVIWDLLHYGWPDDLDIWTPAFVDRFAAFARATARALRDTTDEVPFWCPVNEISFFSWAGGDARYLNPFAAGRGYELKVQLARASIAAMHALRDVDPRARFVHCEPLIAIHHDPALAPPRWEAEGWHQAQFQAFELLMGRLWPQIGGDPSLLDIVGVNYYSNNQWIHGGPPIDVDHPLYRPLSDLLFETHARYGRPIFLSETGVEGDRRAPWLRHVAAEVTRARRRGVPVEGICLYPVMNHPGWDDDRACQNGLLTQQMEGRQRGVDAALAAAVADVVADAAARRADARPQRAAAAAQ, from the coding sequence ATGACCCATCCCCTGCCCCACCCTGCCGACCGGCCGGTGCGCCTTCTGTTCGTCTTCGCCTGGCTGGCGGTCGGCGGCGAGGAAACCATGGTGCGCCTGCTGGCCCGATCGCTGGACCCCGCGCGCTACCGCATCGACGTGCTGCCCTGCCTGCGGCTGAACGGGGTGTCCGACCTCGCGCACCGTCGGCTGGAGGCGGCCGGGGTGCGGGTGGACCGCACCGCCTATGATCTGAGCTTCGAGGACACGGTGCGCTATCTGGAACGCAAGCTCGCGGGCTGCGACATCGTCGTGTCCTGCCAGAACGTGCCCGACATCTATCCCGCGCTGGACCGGCTCAGCCTCCGCCCGCCGCTGATCGAGCACGGTCGGCTGGTGTCCGACGCGCTGGCAGGGCCGAAGCATTTCACCACGCGCCATGTCGGGGCGTGCGGGACGATCCGCGACGCCGCCGCGTCGCGCATGGCCGACCGGCCGCAGCACGCCCATGCCATCCCGGCGATGGTCGACATGGCGGCCTTCGACCCGGCGCGGCGGGGGGCGGTGCGCGCAAGCCTCGGGCTTCCGCCGGATGCCCTGCTGATCGGCTGGGTCGGGCGGCTGGACCGCAGGAGGCGGGTCGAGGATTTCCTGCGCGCCGCCGCCCTGACGCGGGCGCGCCACCCTCGGGCGTGTTTTGTCGTGGTCGGGGGGCCGGACGCCGAAATGCCCGACCATGCGACGGAACTGCGGTTGCTGGCAGAGCGTCTGGGCCTGTCGCAGGCGGTCCTGTTCACCGGCGACCGGGCGGATGTGCCCGACCTGCTGGGCGCGATGGACATCTTCGTGCGGCTGTCGCGCAGCGAAGGAATGCCGCATGTCGTCGCCGAGGCGGGCGCGGCCCGGCTGCCGGTGATCGCGACCGCCGGCCATGGCGCCCCGGGCCCGATCCGCGATGGCGAGAACGGGCTTCTTGTGCCGCACGACGACATCGGCGCCATCGCCGCCGCGATGGGTCGGCTGGCCTGCGACCCCGCGCTGCGGCGGCGGCTGGGCAACGCGCTGCATCGCGATGTCGCTGCGACCCATGCCGCCACGGCCGTCGTGCGCCGGTGGGAAGCCCTGTTCGACGAGGTGCTGGCCACGACGCCCGCACCGCCGCCCCTGCTGTTTCGCAGCTTCGTTCAGGGGGGCTTTGAATCCTCGGCGCACCGGCTGCACACCGGGCGGCGGCTGGACGTGATCGCGGCCACCGGCCATGACACCCATGCCGAGGGCGACTATCGCCAGCTGGCGGGCATGGGCCTGCGCACCGTGCGCGACGCGGCGCGCTGGCACCTGATCGAGCGTCAGGCGGGCCGCCACGACTTCTCCAGCTTTCTGCCCATGGTGCGGGCGGCGCGGCAGACCGGCACGCAGGTGATCTGGGATCTGCTGCACTACGGCTGGCCCGACGATCTCGACATCTGGACGCCGGCCTTTGTCGACCGGTTCGCGGCGTTTGCCCGGGCCACCGCGCGCGCCTTGCGCGACACCACCGACGAGGTGCCGTTCTGGTGCCCGGTGAACGAGATCTCGTTCTTCTCCTGGGCCGGGGGCGACGCGCGCTATCTGAATCCCTTTGCGGCCGGGCGGGGGTATGAGCTGAAGGTGCAGCTTGCCCGCGCCAGCATCGCCGCGATGCACGCGCTGCGCGATGTCGATCCCCGGGCGCGGTTCGTGCATTGCGAACCGCTGATCGCCATCCACCACGACCCCGCCCTCGCCCCGCCGCGGTGGGAGGCCGAAGGCTGGCATCAGGCGCAGTTCCAGGCGTTCGAGCTGCTGATGGGGCGGCTGTGGCCGCAGATCGGCGGTGACCCGTCGCTGCTCGACATCGTGGGGGTCAACTACTATTCCAACAACCAGTGGATACACGGCGGCCCGCCGATCGACGTGGACCACCCCCTCTACCGGCCGCTGTCGGACCTGCTGTTCGAAACCCATGCCCGCTATGGCCGCCCGATCTTCCTGTCGGAGACCGGGGTCGAGGGCGACCGCCGCGCGCCCTGGCTGCGCCATGTGGCGGCCGAGGTAACGCGCGCGCGCCGTCGCGGCGTGCCGGTCGAGGGCATCTGCCTTTACCCGGTGATGAACCATCCCGGCTGGGATGACGACCGCGCCTGCCAGAACGGCCTGCTCACGCAGCAGATGGAAGGTCGCCAGCGCGGCGTCGATGCCGCTCTGGCCGCCGCAGTGGCCGACGTGGTGGCCGACGCGGCGGCCCGCCGCGCCGACGCGCGCCCCCAGCGCGCCGCTGCCGCCGCGCAATGA
- a CDS encoding cryptochrome/photolyase family protein, with amino-acid sequence MTGRLRFVLGDQLTRELSALSDIDPARDVVLMVEVAAEAQHVRHHKQKIAFVLSAMRHFADSLRAEGIRVDYIRLDDPANSHSLGGELARAIARHAPASVVVTGPGEWRVWQMMQDWRATLDCPVEIREDDRFFCTVAGFAALTAARKTGRMEFFYREMRRRTGILMAGTQPEGGQWNFDPENRKALPRGLRPPPRRRFAPDAITRAVLDLVAARFGDHFGDLEPFGWAVTRADALQALDHFIKDCLPTFGDYQDAMKAGEDFLFHSLISPYLNCGLLTAREVCARAEAAWLEGDAPINAVEGFVRQILGWREFVRGIYWTEMPGYAQTNHLNATRDLPALYWTGDTPMRCMAECIGTTRRHAYAHHIQRLMVTGNFALLAGVAPAQIEEWYLAVYADAFEWVELPNVHGMVLHADGGRLGSKPYAASGAYIDRMSDYCKGCAFDPKVKLGPKACPFNYLYWHFLIGNEAVLAPNPRMALPYRTLARMPPEQRADITRSSTAFLAGLETWANDAPSGAGDCG; translated from the coding sequence ATGACCGGCCGGTTGCGGTTCGTGCTGGGCGACCAGTTGACGCGCGAGCTTTCCGCGCTGTCCGACATCGACCCCGCGCGGGATGTAGTGCTGATGGTCGAGGTCGCAGCCGAGGCGCAGCATGTGCGCCATCACAAACAGAAGATCGCCTTCGTGCTTTCCGCGATGCGCCACTTTGCCGACAGCCTTCGGGCCGAAGGTATCCGCGTCGACTACATCCGGCTGGACGATCCGGCCAACAGCCACAGCCTGGGCGGCGAACTTGCGCGTGCCATCGCGCGCCATGCCCCGGCTTCGGTCGTCGTCACCGGGCCGGGCGAATGGCGGGTCTGGCAGATGATGCAGGACTGGCGCGCGACGCTGGATTGCCCGGTCGAGATCCGCGAGGATGATCGGTTCTTTTGCACGGTCGCCGGGTTTGCCGCCCTGACCGCAGCCCGCAAGACAGGCCGGATGGAATTCTTCTATCGCGAGATGCGCCGCCGCACCGGCATCCTGATGGCCGGAACCCAGCCCGAGGGCGGCCAATGGAATTTCGACCCCGAGAACCGCAAGGCTCTGCCGCGCGGCCTGCGCCCGCCGCCCCGTCGCCGCTTTGCCCCCGATGCCATCACCCGCGCCGTGCTGGATCTGGTGGCTGCACGCTTTGGCGACCATTTCGGTGACCTGGAACCGTTTGGCTGGGCGGTTACCCGGGCGGATGCCCTGCAGGCGCTGGATCATTTCATCAAGGATTGCCTGCCGACCTTCGGCGACTATCAGGACGCGATGAAGGCGGGCGAGGATTTCCTGTTTCACAGCCTGATCTCGCCCTATCTGAACTGCGGCCTTCTGACCGCACGCGAGGTCTGCGCCCGCGCCGAGGCCGCCTGGCTGGAAGGCGACGCGCCGATCAACGCGGTGGAAGGCTTTGTCCGCCAGATCCTCGGCTGGCGCGAGTTCGTGCGCGGCATCTACTGGACGGAGATGCCCGGCTATGCGCAGACCAACCACCTGAACGCGACGCGCGACCTTCCGGCACTGTACTGGACCGGCGACACGCCGATGCGCTGCATGGCCGAATGCATCGGCACCACGCGCCGCCATGCCTATGCCCACCACATCCAGCGCCTGATGGTGACCGGCAATTTCGCGCTTCTGGCCGGAGTCGCCCCGGCGCAGATCGAAGAATGGTATCTGGCGGTTTATGCCGATGCCTTCGAATGGGTCGAACTGCCAAACGTGCATGGCATGGTGCTTCATGCCGATGGCGGGCGGCTGGGGTCGAAGCCCTATGCCGCTTCGGGCGCCTATATCGACAGGATGTCGGATTACTGCAAGGGCTGCGCTTTTGATCCCAAGGTCAAGCTGGGCCCGAAGGCTTGTCCGTTCAATTATCTCTACTGGCATTTCCTGATCGGGAACGAGGCCGTCCTGGCCCCGAACCCGCGCATGGCCTTGCCCTACCGAACGCTGGCCCGGATGCCGCCAGAGCAGCGGGCCGACATCACCCGGTCGTCGACCGCATTTCTGGCCGGGCTGGAGACATGGGCGAATGATGCGCCGTCAGGGGCGGGCGACTGCGGGTAG
- a CDS encoding DUF2256 domain-containing protein: MPGMRKKSELPTRTCVVCGLPFAWRKKWARDWDRVTHCSDRCRRAAKPGRLPAGPR; the protein is encoded by the coding sequence ATGCCCGGGATGCGCAAGAAATCCGAACTTCCGACCAGGACATGCGTGGTCTGCGGTCTGCCCTTTGCCTGGCGCAAGAAATGGGCGCGCGACTGGGACCGTGTGACCCACTGTTCGGACCGCTGCCGAAGGGCGGCCAAGCCCGGCCGCCTGCCTGCGGGGCCAAGATGA
- a CDS encoding metalloregulator ArsR/SmtB family transcription factor, translating into MAKHDPDLSALFHALADPTRRAILARLAAGAAPVTALANPTGLRLPTVMRHLSVLEDAGLIATSKDGRVRTCAIVPEALVPMRTWLDDQRAVWEARLDRLDDYVMKLMEERET; encoded by the coding sequence ATGGCTAAGCATGACCCTGATCTCTCGGCGCTCTTTCACGCGTTGGCAGACCCGACACGGCGGGCGATCCTCGCGCGGCTGGCAGCAGGGGCGGCGCCCGTGACAGCACTTGCCAATCCCACCGGGCTGCGGCTGCCGACGGTGATGCGGCACCTGTCGGTGCTGGAGGACGCCGGATTGATTGCCACGTCGAAGGACGGGCGGGTCCGCACCTGCGCCATCGTGCCCGAGGCGCTGGTGCCGATGCGGACCTGGCTCGACGACCAGCGGGCTGTCTGGGAAGCCCGGCTCGACCGGCTGGACGACTATGTGATGAAGCTGATGGAGGAGCGCGAGACATGA
- a CDS encoding SRPBCC family protein has protein sequence MTPDLDSNTDLSFTRTLAVPRHLIWECWTEPRHIPHFFIPAPHKVTAVEIDLRVGGRFNTTFDVDGTVMENKGVYLEVVPDERLVFTDTYTEGWKPAPEPFMTAILLLSDAPGGGTTYTAIARHRNPETCKTHEEMGFFDGWGTATTQLETYARSLMP, from the coding sequence ATGACACCGGACCTCGATTCGAATACCGACCTGAGCTTTACCCGCACGCTGGCCGTGCCCCGGCACCTGATCTGGGAATGCTGGACAGAGCCGAGGCATATCCCGCATTTCTTCATCCCCGCGCCGCACAAGGTGACGGCGGTCGAAATCGACCTGAGGGTCGGCGGGCGGTTCAACACGACCTTCGATGTGGACGGCACCGTGATGGAGAACAAGGGCGTCTATCTGGAGGTTGTGCCGGACGAGAGGCTGGTCTTCACCGACACCTATACCGAAGGCTGGAAACCCGCGCCCGAGCCGTTCATGACCGCGATCCTGCTGCTGTCGGATGCGCCCGGCGGCGGCACGACCTACACGGCGATTGCCCGCCACCGCAACCCCGAAACCTGCAAGACGCATGAGGAAATGGGCTTCTTCGACGGATGGGGCACGGCCACGACGCAGCTTGAAACCTATGCCAGGAGCCTGATGCCATGA
- a CDS encoding SRPBCC domain-containing protein — translation MSGRFATLTFERQVAAPAATLWQAWTAPAARAVWAAPAPSVTVAFLEADTRVGGREVSLCRVEGQPDIRCEVGWLDLQPGRRSVNHEVISCQDVPLSAALVTADVSAAGEGSRIVVTVQLSALAEDMEQGYRQGFGAGLDNLAGVAGRTMVLRRVIRAPRPVVWGAWVNAETLPQWWGPDGYSCRTRRIDLRTGGEWVFDMIAPDGTVFPNHHLYGEVRNMDRIGYTLLWGENGPKHADAWATFEDADGATKVTLGMVLSTEAAFQEAMGFGAVELGQQTLGKLARFVGAD, via the coding sequence ATGAGCGGCCGGTTTGCGACGCTGACCTTCGAGCGGCAGGTGGCAGCCCCCGCCGCAACGCTGTGGCAGGCCTGGACGGCGCCCGCCGCCCGGGCGGTCTGGGCCGCGCCCGCCCCTTCGGTCACGGTGGCATTTCTGGAGGCGGATACCAGGGTCGGCGGGCGCGAGGTCTCGCTTTGCAGGGTGGAAGGGCAGCCCGACATCCGCTGCGAGGTCGGCTGGCTGGATCTTCAGCCCGGGCGGCGCAGCGTGAACCACGAGGTCATCTCGTGCCAGGACGTGCCGCTTTCGGCGGCGCTGGTGACGGCGGATGTCTCTGCCGCGGGCGAGGGCAGCCGGATCGTCGTGACGGTGCAGCTTTCCGCGCTGGCCGAGGACATGGAACAGGGTTACCGGCAGGGCTTTGGCGCGGGGCTGGACAATCTGGCGGGCGTGGCCGGGCGGACGATGGTGCTGCGGCGCGTGATCAGGGCGCCGCGTCCGGTGGTCTGGGGCGCCTGGGTGAACGCGGAAACCCTGCCGCAATGGTGGGGGCCTGACGGATATTCCTGCCGCACCAGGCGGATCGACCTGCGGACGGGCGGCGAATGGGTGTTCGACATGATCGCGCCGGACGGCACGGTCTTTCCGAACCACCACCTTTACGGCGAGGTCCGGAACATGGACCGGATCGGCTATACGCTGCTCTGGGGCGAGAACGGGCCGAAACACGCCGACGCCTGGGCCACGTTCGAGGATGCGGACGGAGCGACGAAGGTGACGCTGGGCATGGTCTTGAGCACCGAGGCCGCGTTTCAGGAGGCCATGGGCTTCGGCGCGGTGGAACTGGGGCAGCAGACTCTGGGCAAGCTGGCGCGTTTCGTCGGGGCAGACTGA
- a CDS encoding phospholipase D-like domain-containing protein, whose protein sequence is MKTMSDLLEPGRNCWRLENADRFSVIIDAEQYFLAARDAMLQAKKSIILVGWDFDARIHLGRSESDRNAPDTLGDLVLWLVEREPRLEIRLLQWNSGRFRNLVRGTNAWYLMRWKMHDRITARLDGIHPPLASHHQKLLVVDDSLAFCGGIDMTMKRWDTRAHADAEPGRTSPSGKQLQPWHDLTSIFDADAAKAMGDLCRLRWKRACGEVLEPVADGKVNWPENILPLVGPARIGIARSQPEMEDQDPVREIEALHIDMIAAAKTLIYAESQYFASRRIAAALARRLEEPDGPEVVIVNPAEAEGWLEPLAMDTARARLVASLMRHDPHGRLAIYHPVTAGENPIYVHAKLLIVDDRLLRIGSSNFNNRSMRLDSECDVVLDATQDGSGAIAGKLRDLLHDLLAEHLGRTPEAVAASVAREGSLVRGIEALRGSGRSLVPYEIPDLSALQAWLADNEILDPDGPEEVFETIGKRGLFRGRLRKPGH, encoded by the coding sequence ATGAAGACGATGTCAGACCTGCTGGAACCCGGCCGCAACTGCTGGCGGCTTGAAAACGCCGATCGCTTCTCGGTCATCATCGATGCGGAACAGTATTTTCTGGCGGCCCGCGACGCGATGTTGCAGGCGAAGAAGAGCATCATCCTCGTGGGTTGGGATTTCGATGCCCGGATCCATCTGGGCCGCAGCGAAAGCGACCGGAACGCGCCGGATACGCTTGGCGACCTGGTGCTCTGGCTGGTCGAGCGCGAGCCGCGGCTGGAAATCCGGCTGCTGCAATGGAACTCGGGCAGGTTCCGCAATCTGGTGCGCGGCACGAACGCCTGGTATCTGATGCGCTGGAAGATGCACGACCGGATCACCGCGCGGCTGGACGGGATACACCCGCCGCTGGCCTCGCATCATCAGAAGCTGCTGGTGGTCGACGACAGCCTTGCCTTCTGTGGCGGCATCGACATGACGATGAAGCGCTGGGACACGCGCGCCCATGCGGATGCAGAGCCGGGGCGCACATCGCCTTCCGGCAAGCAACTGCAACCCTGGCATGATCTGACCAGCATCTTCGACGCCGACGCCGCGAAGGCCATGGGGGATCTGTGCCGCCTGCGCTGGAAGCGCGCGTGTGGCGAGGTGCTGGAACCTGTTGCCGACGGGAAGGTCAACTGGCCCGAAAACATTCTCCCGCTGGTCGGGCCTGCCCGGATCGGTATCGCCCGAAGCCAGCCGGAAATGGAGGATCAGGACCCGGTGCGCGAGATCGAGGCGCTGCATATCGACATGATCGCCGCCGCGAAAACGCTGATCTATGCCGAAAGCCAGTATTTCGCCTCGCGCCGGATCGCAGCGGCGCTGGCGCGGCGGCTGGAAGAACCGGACGGCCCCGAGGTGGTGATCGTCAACCCCGCCGAAGCCGAAGGCTGGCTCGAGCCGCTGGCGATGGATACCGCCCGCGCGCGGCTGGTGGCGTCGCTTATGCGGCACGACCCGCATGGCCGGCTGGCGATCTATCACCCGGTGACCGCGGGCGAAAACCCGATCTACGTCCACGCCAAGCTGTTGATCGTGGACGACCGGCTGCTGCGGATCGGCTCGTCCAACTTCAACAACCGCTCGATGCGGCTGGATTCCGAATGTGATGTCGTGCTCGACGCGACGCAGGATGGCAGCGGCGCCATCGCGGGGAAACTGCGGGATCTGCTGCACGACCTCCTGGCCGAGCATCTGGGCCGGACGCCCGAGGCGGTCGCAGCCTCGGTTGCCCGCGAAGGCAGCCTGGTGCGCGGCATCGAGGCGTTGCGCGGTTCGGGCAGGTCGCTGGTGCCCTACGAGATTCCGGATCTGTCGGCCTTGCAGGCCTGGCTGGCGGACAATGAAATCCTCGATCCCGACGGACCGGAAGAGGTGTTCGAAACGATCGGCAAGCGCGGGCTGTTCCGCGGCCGTCTGCGCAAGCCGGGCCACTGA
- a CDS encoding efflux RND transporter periplasmic adaptor subunit, which produces MTEQRAPAPRALLPFLLLAALAALVALSVWWVTRPGPLLVQGEVAAPRVDVSARASGRVAEVLADLGDRAEAGMLLVRLSNPQLVTAHAAAASGLEVARASEAAAGATRPEVIRAREAELASAAADLRLAEEQSARDTELSRQGLRPQALIDQSIRNVETAARRVEAAQAQLDLTRAGASPEERAVAAAQVAQAEATLAQRQADLDELTIHAPMSGEISARLIEPGKNIGPGTPLFTIVDLDSAWFTFNLREDQLAGLQVGDSLQVRVPALEVEVGARIILINVQGQFASWRATRATGDFDLRSFELRARATQPLPGLRPGMSALISLEN; this is translated from the coding sequence GTGACAGAACAACGGGCCCCCGCGCCCAGGGCGTTGCTGCCATTCCTGCTGCTTGCTGCATTGGCCGCGCTGGTCGCATTGTCCGTCTGGTGGGTCACCCGTCCCGGCCCGTTGCTGGTGCAGGGCGAAGTGGCGGCCCCCCGCGTCGATGTTTCGGCGCGCGCGTCCGGCCGCGTGGCCGAGGTCTTGGCAGATCTGGGCGACCGGGCCGAGGCAGGGATGCTGCTTGTCAGACTGTCCAATCCGCAACTGGTGACGGCCCATGCCGCCGCAGCCTCGGGGCTGGAGGTGGCGCGTGCGTCCGAGGCCGCGGCCGGGGCAACCCGCCCCGAAGTGATCCGTGCGCGTGAGGCAGAGCTTGCCTCGGCCGCGGCCGACCTCCGTCTGGCCGAGGAGCAGAGCGCCCGCGACACCGAATTGTCGCGCCAGGGATTGCGCCCGCAGGCGCTGATCGACCAGTCGATCCGCAACGTCGAAACCGCCGCCCGCCGCGTCGAGGCGGCGCAGGCACAGCTTGATCTGACGCGCGCCGGCGCCTCGCCCGAAGAACGGGCCGTCGCCGCGGCGCAGGTCGCCCAGGCCGAAGCCACACTTGCGCAGAGGCAGGCCGATCTGGACGAGCTGACCATCCACGCGCCGATGAGCGGCGAGATTTCCGCCCGCCTGATCGAACCGGGCAAGAACATCGGCCCGGGCACACCGCTTTTCACGATTGTCGATCTCGACAGCGCCTGGTTCACCTTCAACCTGCGCGAAGATCAGCTGGCGGGGTTGCAGGTGGGCGACAGTCTGCAAGTGCGGGTGCCCGCGCTGGAGGTCGAGGTCGGGGCGCGGATCATCCTGATCAACGTGCAGGGCCAGTTCGCAAGCTGGCGCGCCACGCGGGCCACCGGCGATTTCGACCTGCGCAGCTTTGAATTGCGCGCCCGCGCCACTCAGCCGCTGCCGGGCCTGCGCCCCGGCATGTCGGCACTGATCTCGCTGGAGAACTGA
- a CDS encoding ABC transporter permease — MWRLMLREFRLLLRRPVLAGLVVLLPVLMIAVLIGIFRAGIPVGMAVAVVDLDHSDLSRSVSRMLDAAPELQVTHQARSLSEARALIVSGAVRGAIWLPPDFERDIARGDRPEIVTFYDNQHMSAGSMVARGARNAIDTALAGLRVSIRQGQGEAPVQAQVALQPIPLQAHALFNPAFDYVHFLLAALVPTVSQIIAAAGTAYAISLDFAPGRHPQVLVRMAGGLLPALLGKILPYTLMFLLILGLSDVALYGWLGVPLRGSLLLMAAGALLFVLAAQLIGAVAFVLTRDMGTAASIIAVITAPAFGFMGLGFPREAMSPLAQLWGAMIPGTWYVELRIDQSLRATPVEISIWPVLWLALITVGLAALALAQLARMRRTLEVGA; from the coding sequence ATGTGGCGGCTCATGCTGCGTGAATTCCGCCTGCTGCTGCGCCGCCCCGTGCTTGCGGGTCTGGTGGTGCTGCTGCCGGTGCTGATGATCGCAGTCCTGATCGGCATCTTTCGCGCCGGGATCCCCGTCGGCATGGCGGTGGCGGTGGTCGATCTGGACCATTCCGATCTGTCGCGCAGCGTGTCCCGGATGCTTGATGCGGCACCCGAACTGCAGGTGACGCATCAGGCGCGCAGCTTGTCCGAGGCCCGCGCGCTGATCGTCTCGGGTGCGGTGCGCGGGGCGATCTGGCTGCCCCCGGACTTCGAGCGCGACATCGCCCGCGGCGACCGCCCCGAGATCGTGACCTTCTACGACAACCAGCACATGAGCGCGGGCTCGATGGTCGCGCGGGGCGCACGCAATGCGATCGACACGGCCCTTGCGGGCCTGCGCGTGTCGATCCGCCAGGGACAGGGCGAGGCACCGGTGCAGGCGCAGGTCGCGCTCCAGCCCATCCCGTTGCAGGCTCATGCGCTGTTCAACCCGGCCTTCGACTATGTGCATTTCCTGCTTGCGGCCCTTGTGCCCACGGTGTCGCAGATCATCGCCGCCGCAGGAACGGCCTATGCCATTTCGCTGGACTTCGCCCCGGGCAGACACCCGCAGGTGCTGGTCCGCATGGCAGGCGGATTGCTGCCTGCGCTGCTGGGCAAGATCCTGCCATACACGCTGATGTTCCTGCTGATCCTCGGCCTGTCCGATGTGGCGCTTTACGGCTGGCTCGGCGTGCCCCTGCGCGGCTCGCTGCTGCTGATGGCCGCGGGGGCGTTGCTGTTCGTGCTGGCGGCGCAATTGATCGGTGCCGTGGCCTTCGTGCTGACGCGCGACATGGGGACAGCCGCAAGCATCATTGCCGTCATCACCGCGCCAGCGTTCGGCTTCATGGGCCTTGGCTTCCCCCGAGAGGCCATGTCGCCCCTGGCGCAACTCTGGGGCGCGATGATCCCGGGCACCTGGTATGTGGAATTGCGCATCGACCAATCCCTACGCGCCACGCCCGTCGAGATTTCTATATGGCCTGTGCTGTGGCTGGCGCTCATCACCGTCGGGCTTGCTGCGCTGGCCCTCGCCCAACTGGCCCGGATGCGCCGGACCCTCGAGGTCGGCGCATGA
- a CDS encoding ABC transporter permease, producing the protein MRSVWRSIEAELRAIFADPQVRSIILASLVIYALIYPLPYRAELLRDVPVVLVDLDRTTTSAELARRVDASEPVTVSADARDMAQAVRMVQERLAYGVLLIPEGFERELLRGRQSPVALYADASYFLMYQRVMQGAAVPLRQMGAEVELGRLIASGSSYVVAQAQVSPAIQVEVPLFNPVAGYATYVLPAAFVLILQQTMLMGLALVATRRSAGGGHPVWLVLGRMGAWVALYALLLPLYLIVLPFLYGLPNLGRVDAVLAIGLPFILATGLLAQCVAALFRTADVVQVVLLALGLPFFFLSGFAWPVEAIPPALNVLAQFVPSTPAIDGFVRVSQMGAQLPDVAPTLWHLWALVAAFGVACVVIETRRLNRAASLNPTPDISEPAPEQR; encoded by the coding sequence ATGAGGTCGGTCTGGCGGTCCATCGAGGCGGAACTGCGGGCGATCTTCGCGGACCCCCAGGTGCGGTCGATCATCCTGGCGTCACTGGTGATCTATGCGCTGATCTACCCCCTGCCCTACCGGGCTGAGCTGTTGCGCGATGTGCCGGTGGTGCTGGTCGACCTGGACCGCACCACCACCTCGGCCGAACTTGCCCGCCGTGTCGATGCGTCCGAGCCTGTCACGGTCAGCGCCGATGCGCGCGACATGGCGCAGGCCGTCCGCATGGTGCAGGAACGCCTCGCCTACGGCGTGCTGCTGATCCCCGAAGGGTTCGAGCGCGAGTTGCTGCGCGGTCGCCAGAGCCCTGTCGCGCTTTATGCCGATGCCAGTTATTTCCTGATGTATCAGCGCGTGATGCAGGGCGCTGCCGTGCCGTTGCGCCAGATGGGGGCCGAGGTCGAGCTGGGCAGGCTGATTGCGTCCGGCTCGTCCTATGTGGTGGCGCAAGCGCAGGTGAGCCCGGCCATTCAGGTCGAGGTGCCCCTGTTCAACCCTGTCGCAGGATATGCCACCTATGTTCTGCCCGCCGCCTTCGTGCTGATCCTGCAGCAGACCATGCTCATGGGGCTGGCACTGGTCGCAACGCGGCGGAGCGCGGGCGGGGGCCATCCGGTGTGGCTGGTTCTGGGGCGGATGGGGGCATGGGTCGCGCTCTACGCGCTGCTGCTGCCGCTGTATCTGATCGTCCTGCCATTCCTCTACGGCCTGCCCAATCTGGGCCGCGTCGATGCCGTCCTTGCCATCGGGCTGCCCTTCATCCTGGCAACCGGGTTGCTGGCACAATGCGTGGCAGCCCTGTTCCGGACGGCCGACGTTGTGCAGGTGGTGCTGCTGGCGCTGGGACTGCCGTTCTTCTTCCTGTCGGGGTTTGCCTGGCCGGTCGAAGCAATTCCGCCCGCGCTCAACGTGCTGGCGCAGTTCGTGCCCTCGACGCCCGCGATAGACGGGTTCGTCCGGGTAAGCCAGATGGGCGCGCAACTGCCGGATGTCGCACCGACGCTGTGGCACCTGTGGGCACTCGTCGCGGCATTCGGCGTTGCCTGCGTGGTCATCGAAACCAGACGGCTGAACCGGGCGGCATCGCTGAACCCGACACCAGACATCAGCGAGCCCGCGCCGGAGCAACGCTGA